The proteins below come from a single Chryseobacterium bernardetii genomic window:
- a CDS encoding serine hydrolase domain-containing protein, with protein MKQFILTTFALSISIMVSSQKSEQSELIDQYVKEMVTINQIPGLAIGVIKDGKVVLEKYYGTETLESNKKVGSDSMFRIYSTSKLMTNIGAFQLIEKGRLFLDDNISKYLESLPIEWQEVKIKNLLTHSSGIPNLIAFNDISANDSNAKVIERLAKEKMEFKTGNEFRYNQTNYFLLTMIIEKITGMAFEDFIINNQFSDTKNQVVFSSNALEKIPNRVIKYNYNPEKKQYEKSTDISGTRAHSANGVAITLPAFLKWSQHLSKNDFLDQRTKEMMWQSFDFGNKKDVFAYGWDISKVNNIHAYNFSGGNVSAYKIYPERNLAIIMISNGYSLFPVQYRIINHIAAMIDKDLTDDYLLAEENIISEFSRKNNPDAEKTYHSLKAKNPKWNFENILNDIGYILLRNSRTDEAIRVFALNAKENPKSANAFDSLGEGYFSAKNYTLALKNYKKSLALNPDNANAIKAIQTIEDLMKKK; from the coding sequence ATGAAACAATTCATTCTGACCACATTTGCACTAAGCATTTCCATAATGGTCTCCTCTCAGAAATCTGAACAATCTGAACTGATTGATCAGTATGTAAAAGAAATGGTTACCATTAATCAGATCCCAGGGCTGGCTATTGGAGTTATAAAAGACGGTAAGGTTGTTTTGGAGAAATATTACGGAACAGAAACACTGGAAAGCAATAAAAAGGTGGGCTCAGACTCAATGTTCAGGATATATTCCACCTCAAAATTGATGACAAATATCGGCGCTTTTCAACTGATTGAAAAAGGCCGTTTATTTTTAGACGACAACATTTCAAAATATCTTGAAAGTCTACCCATAGAATGGCAGGAAGTTAAAATAAAAAATCTATTAACCCATTCTTCGGGAATCCCTAATCTCATAGCCTTTAATGACATTTCTGCAAATGATTCTAATGCTAAGGTTATTGAGCGGCTGGCGAAAGAAAAAATGGAATTTAAAACAGGAAATGAATTCAGATACAATCAAACGAACTATTTCCTTCTTACCATGATTATTGAAAAAATAACAGGAATGGCTTTTGAGGATTTTATTATAAACAATCAGTTTTCAGATACTAAAAATCAAGTAGTATTTTCCTCAAATGCTCTCGAAAAAATCCCTAATCGTGTTATAAAATACAACTACAATCCGGAAAAGAAACAATATGAAAAGTCCACAGATATAAGCGGAACAAGAGCCCACTCTGCCAACGGAGTGGCTATAACACTTCCTGCCTTCCTAAAATGGAGCCAACATCTTAGTAAAAATGATTTCCTGGACCAAAGAACAAAAGAAATGATGTGGCAGTCTTTTGATTTTGGTAATAAAAAAGATGTTTTTGCATATGGATGGGACATCAGTAAAGTAAACAATATACATGCTTACAATTTTTCCGGTGGCAATGTAAGCGCCTATAAAATTTACCCGGAACGTAATTTGGCAATAATTATGATTTCTAACGGATACAGTTTATTTCCTGTTCAGTATCGGATTATCAATCATATTGCGGCTATGATTGATAAAGATTTAACTGATGACTATCTATTAGCAGAAGAAAACATCATCTCTGAATTTTCCAGAAAAAACAATCCTGATGCCGAGAAAACTTATCATTCATTAAAAGCAAAAAATCCAAAATGGAATTTTGAAAACATATTGAATGACATAGGCTATATCCTGTTAAGGAATTCGAGAACTGACGAAGCCATTAGAGTATTCGCTTTAAACGCCAAAGAAAATCCAAAGTCAGCAAATGCTTTTGACAGTTTAGGTGAAGGGTATTTCAGCGCTAAAAATTATACTTTAGCTTTAAAGAATTATAAAAAATCATTAGCATTAAATCCTGATAACGCCAACGCTATAAAAGCAATCCAGACAATAGAGGATCTGATGAAGAAAAAATAA
- a CDS encoding chloride channel protein gives MLKILILIRQSVKKSFDNIRNEQLKHNLLQAIPFWIGSVITGFFAVLYAQIFAWGENLMNFIFDWHAWMIFIIAPMGFVLSWWLVKEFAPNAKGSGIPQVMAAVELANPKEHRKIRSLLSLKIIIFKIISSVVLVIGGGAVGREGPTIQIAGSVFRKVNEYLPDWWPKISKKNMIMTGAAAGLAAAFNTPLGGIVFAVEELSKTHINYFKTALFTAVIIAGLTAQTLAGSYLYLGYPKTNDVSLMVMFPIMLVAATAGIMASQLSVIMLKINGWKKKTLKTDRANIVFLIICALIIASIAYFINREILGSGKEIMERVLFTKDKHEDWYVPILRMLGPALSFTSGGAGGIFAPALTAGASIGSVISGAIHLTPNETNVVVLGGMVAFLTGITRAPFTSAIIVLEMTDRHSLIFHLMLAGMFSSIASILVSRHSLYDVLKTNFLTELRKNPQNQ, from the coding sequence ATGCTGAAAATTCTTATCCTTATTCGCCAATCTGTAAAAAAATCATTTGATAATATCCGAAATGAACAACTGAAGCACAATCTCCTTCAGGCTATCCCTTTTTGGATAGGGTCTGTGATTACCGGATTTTTTGCTGTATTATATGCGCAGATATTTGCCTGGGGCGAAAATCTCATGAATTTTATCTTTGACTGGCATGCATGGATGATTTTCATTATTGCCCCGATGGGGTTTGTGCTTTCCTGGTGGCTGGTAAAAGAATTTGCTCCCAATGCTAAAGGAAGCGGTATTCCACAGGTGATGGCCGCTGTAGAACTTGCCAATCCGAAAGAGCATAGAAAGATCAGAAGCCTTTTAAGCCTTAAAATCATTATTTTTAAAATTATTTCTTCTGTAGTTCTGGTGATCGGCGGCGGCGCTGTGGGCCGTGAAGGTCCTACCATTCAAATTGCAGGCTCTGTTTTCAGGAAAGTTAATGAATATCTTCCTGACTGGTGGCCAAAGATTTCTAAAAAGAATATGATCATGACCGGAGCAGCAGCAGGACTTGCAGCAGCTTTTAATACTCCCCTCGGGGGAATTGTTTTTGCAGTAGAAGAACTATCTAAAACACATATCAATTACTTTAAAACAGCTTTATTTACCGCTGTCATTATTGCCGGGCTTACGGCTCAGACCTTAGCCGGATCTTATTTGTATTTAGGATATCCGAAAACGAATGATGTTTCTCTAATGGTCATGTTTCCTATCATGCTTGTAGCAGCCACAGCCGGAATTATGGCCAGCCAGCTTTCAGTAATCATGCTTAAGATCAATGGATGGAAAAAGAAGACACTGAAAACAGATAGGGCTAATATAGTATTTCTGATTATATGTGCTTTAATTATTGCATCTATCGCCTATTTCATCAATCGTGAAATTTTAGGTTCAGGAAAGGAAATTATGGAACGGGTTCTTTTCACAAAAGATAAACATGAAGATTGGTATGTTCCTATCTTAAGAATGCTTGGCCCTGCCCTGTCTTTCACTTCCGGAGGTGCAGGCGGGATTTTCGCCCCGGCTCTTACAGCAGGAGCTAGTATCGGATCTGTTATTTCAGGGGCAATTCATTTAACACCAAATGAAACCAACGTAGTGGTTCTGGGCGGAATGGTAGCTTTTCTTACAGGAATTACCAGAGCCCCGTTTACATCAGCAATCATTGTACTGGAAATGACAGACAGGCATTCCCTTATTTTTCATCTGATGCTTGCCGGGATGTTTTCTTCCATTGCTTCAATCTTAGTGAGCAGACATTCTCTGTACGATGTATTAAAAACGAATTTTCTAACAGAGCTCAGGAAAAATCCGCAAAATCAATAA
- a CDS encoding T9SS-dependent choice-of-anchor J family protein — MRKFLLHATLVALPVLGYGQIFQENFDGNGQGIAAWTVINVDGLTPATAVNFITNGWNSIDRQGVNGNFGGPAGNYAAMSTSWYTPVGTSNDWLISPTIPVSGASPTLYWDAKAQDAANPDGYKVMLAPNGGNTVADFTVELYSTTSENSWWTSRAVSLTPYIGQNVRVAFVNNSTDKFILVVDNIKVDYTFVQPPASYCGPLQFVDPDFGDPADEPITLVNFAGINNTTSNTIGAGVSHEYFLNQTATVTQGQSYNITLKGNTGGNWTDSFVVFIDWNHNGILNEPGEVYPVTQTIQNSDGTDAVQAVHSIAVPANALPGNTRMRVKKVYGTIANDPDIILPCKGGVFGQAEDYTVNVIASNLAVNEVSKKETSFKAYPNPVTDMLNIDSKVKVKSIQVTDTSGRTVLSSEINQSKFNINLSNLSTGSYIVTADTETGLQSVKVIKK; from the coding sequence ATGCGGAAATTTTTACTTCATGCAACATTAGTTGCCCTTCCTGTATTAGGCTATGGCCAAATATTTCAAGAGAATTTTGATGGAAACGGACAAGGCATTGCGGCCTGGACTGTAATTAACGTAGATGGACTCACTCCTGCCACTGCTGTAAACTTCATAACCAATGGATGGAACAGTATTGACAGACAAGGTGTCAATGGTAATTTCGGTGGCCCTGCCGGTAACTATGCAGCAATGAGTACCTCATGGTACACTCCTGTCGGGACATCAAATGACTGGCTGATATCTCCAACCATACCGGTGTCAGGTGCATCTCCTACGTTATATTGGGATGCAAAGGCCCAGGATGCTGCTAATCCGGATGGCTATAAAGTCATGCTTGCTCCTAACGGAGGAAATACTGTTGCCGACTTTACGGTAGAACTGTATAGCACAACGAGCGAAAACTCATGGTGGACAAGCCGTGCAGTAAGCCTCACACCTTATATCGGTCAGAATGTAAGAGTGGCTTTTGTGAATAACAGCACTGATAAATTCATACTGGTAGTTGATAATATAAAAGTAGATTATACTTTTGTACAGCCTCCAGCCTCTTATTGCGGCCCTTTACAGTTTGTTGACCCTGATTTTGGTGATCCTGCTGATGAGCCTATCACTTTAGTGAATTTTGCAGGAATCAACAATACAACAAGTAATACCATAGGTGCCGGAGTTTCCCATGAATATTTCCTTAATCAGACCGCTACTGTTACCCAGGGGCAATCCTACAACATTACTTTAAAAGGAAATACGGGCGGAAACTGGACAGACAGCTTTGTTGTATTTATCGACTGGAATCACAATGGTATTCTGAATGAACCTGGTGAAGTATATCCGGTTACCCAAACCATACAGAATTCAGATGGTACTGATGCCGTTCAGGCAGTACATTCTATTGCTGTTCCGGCCAATGCTCTTCCAGGAAATACAAGAATGAGGGTAAAAAAAGTATATGGTACTATTGCTAATGACCCAGACATCATACTTCCTTGTAAAGGCGGTGTGTTTGGACAGGCAGAGGATTACACCGTTAATGTAATTGCCAGCAACCTTGCTGTAAATGAAGTCAGCAAAAAGGAAACTTCATTCAAGGCCTATCCTAATCCTGTAACTGATATGTTAAATATTGATTCCAAAGTTAAAGTAAAATCAATACAGGTTACAGATACTTCAGGCAGAACGGTTTTAAGTTCAGAAATTAACCAAAGTAAATTCAATATTAATTTATCTAACCTTTCTACCGGAAGTTATATAGTAACTGCTGATACAGAAACCGGATTACAATCTGTAAAAGTGATCAAAAAATAA
- the rpsF gene encoding 30S ribosomal protein S6 yields the protein MNNYETVFILTPVLSDAQVEEAVKKFEDLIKEKNCEIVAKENWGLKKLAYPIQLKKNGFYTLIEFKGEGSVVADLELAFKRDERVIRYLTTKLDKHAVEYAVTRRAKVKAAKA from the coding sequence ATGAACAATTACGAAACTGTTTTCATTTTAACTCCCGTTCTATCTGATGCACAGGTGGAGGAAGCAGTGAAAAAATTCGAAGATCTAATCAAAGAAAAGAACTGCGAAATCGTTGCTAAAGAAAACTGGGGATTAAAAAAATTAGCTTACCCAATCCAATTGAAAAAGAACGGATTCTACACTTTAATTGAATTTAAAGGAGAAGGTTCTGTAGTAGCTGACTTAGAATTAGCATTCAAACGTGACGAGAGAGTAATCCGTTACCTTACTACAAAACTTGACAAACACGCTGTTGAGTACGCTGTAACTAGAAGAGCTAAAGTAAAAGCAGCTAAAGCTTAA
- the rpsR gene encoding 30S ribosomal protein S18 encodes MAIDEMAKQASAGGESEVKFLTPLDINTKSEKKYCRFKKYGIKHVDYKDADFLLQFVNEQGKILPRRYTGTSLKYQRKVSAAIKRARHLALLPYVADLLK; translated from the coding sequence ATGGCAATAGATGAAATGGCTAAACAAGCCTCAGCTGGAGGAGAATCTGAAGTAAAATTCCTTACTCCACTTGATATCAACACAAAATCTGAAAAGAAATATTGTAGATTCAAAAAATACGGAATTAAGCACGTTGACTACAAAGATGCTGATTTCTTATTACAATTCGTAAACGAGCAAGGTAAAATTTTACCAAGAAGATACACTGGAACTTCTTTAAAATACCAAAGAAAAGTTTCTGCTGCTATCAAAAGAGCAAGACACCTTGCATTACTACCATACGTAGCTGACTTATTAAAATAA
- the rplI gene encoding 50S ribosomal protein L9: MEIILKKDVENLGLEFDTVNVKPGYARNFLIPQGFALLATPKNKAALEATLEARKEEEAKLIAAANAVVEQLKKTSITIPAKVGAGDKLFGSINNADLSAALEKAGVSVEKKYIKIPGNTIKRTGKFAALIRLHRNVEYNYEFDIVSDAPVEAAPAKKEEAKSEEA, encoded by the coding sequence ATGGAAATTATCCTAAAAAAAGACGTAGAAAACTTAGGACTTGAGTTTGATACAGTAAACGTAAAGCCTGGTTATGCTAGAAACTTCTTAATCCCTCAAGGATTTGCACTTTTAGCTACCCCTAAAAACAAAGCTGCTTTAGAAGCTACATTAGAAGCTAGAAAAGAAGAAGAAGCTAAATTAATTGCTGCTGCTAACGCTGTAGTTGAGCAATTGAAGAAAACTTCTATCACTATCCCTGCAAAAGTAGGTGCTGGTGATAAATTATTCGGATCTATCAACAATGCTGATCTATCTGCTGCTTTAGAAAAAGCTGGTGTTTCTGTAGAGAAAAAATATATCAAAATTCCTGGTAACACTATCAAGAGAACTGGTAAATTTGCTGCTCTTATCAGACTTCACAGAAATGTTGAGTACAACTACGAATTCGACATCGTTTCTGACGCACCAGTTGAAGCTGCTCCTGCTAAAAAGGAAGAGGCTAAATCTGAAGAAGCTTAA
- a CDS encoding helix-turn-helix domain-containing protein, protein MNDSHFKAVEEEDAEFYVYHVLTGNITTDIHYHNSAQLVYAEGGIVHVFTDLKHWYLPARCFMWIPAGTPHYLFSTSPKVDLYNFYFKKEADENGFFDEINIYSVNELLREMILYTKDWNGKITKNDGSKYYFLKALKGILPEKRDKKLAFPVQHPFPKDETLLKIARYIHANLEKPLTIESTAKEFGMSTRTLSRKFKEILGMNYVRFLRALRITRSLELMLEGKYNMYEIAMMVGYNSLSSFSNIFKKVIGVAPTEYQQKLRGNR, encoded by the coding sequence ATGAATGACAGTCATTTTAAGGCAGTAGAAGAGGAAGATGCTGAATTTTACGTTTATCACGTCCTTACCGGAAATATTACAACAGATATTCATTATCACAATTCTGCACAGTTGGTATATGCAGAAGGTGGTATTGTTCATGTTTTTACTGATTTGAAACACTGGTATCTTCCGGCAAGATGCTTTATGTGGATTCCTGCCGGAACGCCACATTACCTTTTTTCTACCAGTCCTAAAGTAGATCTGTATAATTTTTACTTTAAGAAAGAAGCTGATGAAAATGGCTTTTTTGATGAAATTAATATTTATTCAGTTAATGAGTTACTAAGGGAAATGATTTTATATACCAAAGACTGGAATGGGAAAATCACAAAGAACGACGGCTCAAAGTATTATTTCCTCAAAGCATTAAAAGGGATTTTACCTGAAAAAAGGGATAAAAAACTCGCATTTCCTGTTCAGCATCCTTTTCCTAAAGATGAAACCCTGCTGAAGATTGCAAGGTATATCCATGCTAATCTGGAAAAGCCTTTAACAATTGAATCTACCGCCAAAGAGTTCGGGATGAGTACAAGAACGCTCTCCAGAAAATTTAAAGAGATTTTAGGTATGAATTACGTCCGGTTTCTCAGGGCATTAAGAATTACGCGTTCTCTTGAACTGATGCTGGAAGGGAAATATAATATGTATGAAATTGCCATGATGGTGGGGTACAACAGTCTGTCTTCTTTCAGCAATATCTTTAAAAAAGTAATTGGGGTAGCACCAACAGAATACCAGCAGAAATTAAGAGGTAACCGATAG
- a CDS encoding TolC family protein, translating into MNMIFNACRYQCIALCLLLSSLSHSQMIDYQHLGLQQAIEIGLKNNKNIRISHLKQEMSATKEKDLKMEKLPDIEFHTSYNQVTNLFQYQDGILGKPTKYDVINGMYDFTLSASIPVYMGGKIKNTEKKAAIDTQISALRTHLDERQLKMEVITAFLQIHHLKEQQSLINDKMKEDSVNIKQVKALKANGVVTVNEVLRTSLQLSNHKMSWTELDNDIQIAEHKLKTILSLPEQQEMHVDTEDLISDKAAIPYIDELTETALSRNESVKITHKNLSLKELDQKLTKANYLPKITAGGEYFLKYPNMMFFPPEPYAYRLGMIGLNLIYPIENLYKNKYKMQEARENIDLAKLQIEENEEKVKHNVYEAYKKFEETDQKVKIAEEAINQAKENYRIVRTKYANKLSLITELIDADNTYLEAESNLISVKINRQLKYYQLQYTIGNL; encoded by the coding sequence ATGAATATGATATTTAACGCATGCCGATATCAGTGCATAGCGTTGTGCTTATTATTGAGCAGCCTTTCCCATTCACAGATGATAGATTACCAGCATCTTGGCCTGCAACAGGCTATAGAAATTGGTTTAAAAAACAACAAAAATATCCGGATCAGCCATTTGAAACAGGAAATGTCTGCTACAAAGGAGAAAGACCTGAAAATGGAAAAGCTTCCGGATATTGAATTCCATACCAGCTATAATCAGGTTACCAATCTTTTTCAATATCAGGATGGTATACTCGGTAAACCTACAAAATATGATGTTATCAATGGAATGTATGATTTTACACTTTCTGCCTCCATTCCTGTTTATATGGGTGGAAAAATAAAAAATACAGAGAAAAAGGCGGCTATTGATACTCAGATTTCAGCTTTACGTACACATCTTGACGAAAGACAGCTTAAAATGGAAGTGATTACCGCTTTCCTTCAGATTCATCATTTGAAAGAACAGCAAAGTCTTATTAATGATAAGATGAAGGAAGATTCTGTAAATATTAAGCAGGTAAAAGCTTTAAAAGCTAATGGTGTAGTTACCGTAAACGAAGTATTGAGAACATCACTACAGCTTTCCAACCATAAAATGAGCTGGACAGAATTAGATAATGATATACAAATTGCAGAGCACAAGCTGAAAACCATTCTTTCTCTTCCTGAACAGCAGGAAATGCATGTGGATACAGAAGATTTAATCTCAGATAAAGCAGCCATTCCTTATATTGATGAATTAACAGAAACTGCCTTAAGCAGGAATGAATCAGTTAAAATCACCCACAAAAACCTTTCCTTAAAAGAATTAGACCAGAAACTTACTAAGGCTAATTATTTGCCCAAGATAACTGCCGGAGGAGAGTATTTTCTAAAATATCCTAATATGATGTTCTTTCCACCTGAGCCTTATGCTTATCGTTTGGGAATGATCGGTCTGAACCTTATTTATCCTATTGAAAATCTGTATAAAAATAAATACAAAATGCAGGAAGCCAGGGAGAATATTGATCTGGCCAAACTTCAGATTGAAGAAAATGAAGAAAAGGTAAAGCATAATGTATATGAGGCTTACAAGAAATTTGAAGAAACTGACCAAAAGGTAAAAATAGCTGAAGAAGCCATCAATCAGGCAAAGGAAAACTACCGGATTGTAAGAACAAAATATGCCAATAAATTAAGCCTTATCACAGAACTGATTGATGCAGACAATACTTATCTGGAAGCAGAATCTAACCTTATTTCCGTAAAAATTAACAGACAACTTAAATACTATCAACTCCAATATACGATTGGAAACCTATAA
- a CDS encoding HlyD family secretion protein has product MAQKQLTKKEKRINKSITLLAWILIISGVTGMISFYLFSRKNVTTNDAQIEQYITPVSSKVSGFIKTIKFNENQFVHKGDTLIVIDNREFVNQVHMAEANLHANTENITTIESAVNTKASDTKIIDAKIASAKIDIWRTEQDFKRYKNLLAEDAATEQEFENVKASYEQSKANLLALEQQKNAVKAGTSEQQTKVAPAKSQIQQSSANLNNAKLFLSYTIITAPYDGWVGKKTIQEGQLIKEGQALVQIVSKEKWIIANYKETQLGQIDQTKEVIITADAYPNIEFKGKILSVSPASGSQFSLVKPDNATGNFVKIEQRFPVKIILENNKDNEKLLSGMNVLVSAKKI; this is encoded by the coding sequence ATGGCACAGAAACAACTGACAAAAAAAGAGAAAAGAATTAATAAATCCATTACTCTACTTGCATGGATTCTTATCATCAGCGGAGTCACGGGAATGATAAGCTTCTACCTTTTTTCAAGGAAAAATGTTACTACCAACGATGCACAGATCGAACAATATATCACTCCTGTTTCCAGTAAGGTTTCAGGCTTCATCAAAACGATAAAATTTAATGAAAACCAATTTGTACACAAAGGTGATACATTAATCGTTATTGATAACCGGGAATTTGTTAACCAGGTACATATGGCTGAAGCTAATCTTCATGCCAATACGGAAAACATTACCACTATTGAAAGTGCTGTAAATACCAAAGCAAGCGATACAAAAATCATTGATGCTAAAATCGCTTCTGCAAAAATTGATATCTGGAGAACTGAACAGGATTTTAAAAGATACAAAAACCTGCTGGCGGAAGATGCAGCCACAGAACAGGAATTTGAAAATGTAAAAGCTTCCTATGAACAATCAAAAGCTAATCTTTTGGCTTTGGAGCAGCAGAAAAATGCTGTAAAAGCGGGTACCAGCGAACAGCAGACTAAAGTGGCTCCGGCTAAAAGCCAGATCCAGCAGAGCTCAGCTAACCTTAATAATGCTAAGCTTTTCCTTTCATACACAATAATTACAGCACCTTATGACGGCTGGGTAGGAAAAAAAACAATTCAGGAAGGGCAATTAATTAAGGAAGGCCAGGCATTGGTACAAATCGTAAGCAAAGAAAAATGGATCATTGCCAATTATAAAGAAACTCAGCTTGGGCAGATTGATCAGACGAAAGAAGTCATCATCACTGCAGATGCTTACCCCAATATAGAATTCAAAGGAAAAATCCTTTCTGTTTCTCCTGCATCAGGATCTCAGTTTTCTTTGGTAAAACCGGATAATGCAACCGGAAACTTTGTGAAAATTGAACAGAGATTCCCTGTAAAGATTATTCTCGAAAATAACAAAGACAATGAAAAGCTCCTTTCCGGAATGAATGTTTTGGTGAGTGCCAAGAAGATTTAA
- a CDS encoding MFS transporter, producing MQHNTVYHKWVPQWLKLPLLILALFPHLMLLSLLHSNSAFTSSFMDVDSDDIQYLMILMYGTFVVTLLVLQRFMAYFSVKYYVLLMSSISVIILYILSVTNDYHVIIVIRFLEGIFGLLEGAIFLPLIIAELKTRHAKVLAYLFMYTIMLTGGTITTSLLKASIENYDFQHMVLMMVYFHVFVLIIGIAIFNRNRFFPKKPLYQLDIASWFLLWVSLQAGGYAIIYGKRLMWFESDTIIMCLFIFLLSGGLFMLKQRNSKRPLFHFEVFSSKNVIAGMILFFIFYLIRSGLNNVYSIMATVWKWPWDYIVNIQYWNVAGTMLGVFLSGICLVKGISSRIVFFTGFLLLAIDCAWFTYTFYPDTTLFTICPPLFLQGAAQGLLFTPLVFYLISATPEEYVSNATVLGTTTRFWTTAIGYALMQNLMLFLTLKHADTLSFNLTDTNPVFYSQWSQIFGAHIAKLPVNESLSMTAGAFKAKITAQSILLSNMEIFTGLFWLALITAICLLLYHPVRIAVRNIM from the coding sequence ATGCAACATAATACAGTTTATCATAAATGGGTACCACAATGGCTGAAACTGCCGCTTCTTATTCTGGCGCTGTTTCCCCACCTGATGCTGCTGTCACTGTTACACTCAAACAGTGCCTTCACCTCTTCTTTTATGGATGTAGATTCAGACGACATCCAATACCTAATGATTTTGATGTATGGGACATTTGTGGTTACCCTTTTGGTTTTACAACGGTTTATGGCATATTTCAGCGTGAAATATTATGTTCTGCTGATGTCTTCCATTTCCGTTATTATTCTTTATATTTTATCCGTCACCAATGATTATCATGTGATTATTGTCATCCGTTTCCTGGAAGGAATTTTCGGATTGTTGGAAGGTGCTATTTTTCTTCCTCTGATTATTGCTGAACTGAAAACAAGGCACGCCAAAGTTCTTGCTTACCTTTTTATGTATACCATAATGCTCACTGGCGGAACTATAACCACTTCCCTATTGAAAGCAAGCATTGAAAACTATGATTTTCAGCATATGGTTCTAATGATGGTATATTTCCATGTTTTTGTACTCATCATCGGCATTGCGATCTTCAACAGAAACAGGTTCTTTCCTAAAAAACCATTATATCAACTGGATATCGCCAGCTGGTTTTTACTTTGGGTATCTTTACAGGCTGGTGGTTATGCTATAATTTACGGAAAAAGACTGATGTGGTTTGAATCAGACACCATTATTATGTGTCTGTTTATATTCCTGCTTTCCGGCGGGTTATTTATGCTTAAGCAAAGAAACTCTAAAAGGCCTTTGTTTCATTTTGAAGTTTTCAGTTCAAAGAATGTTATTGCAGGAATGATTCTTTTTTTCATTTTTTACCTGATCCGTTCCGGATTAAATAATGTCTACAGTATCATGGCAACTGTTTGGAAGTGGCCGTGGGATTATATTGTCAACATCCAGTATTGGAACGTTGCGGGAACAATGCTCGGTGTTTTCTTATCAGGAATCTGTCTGGTGAAAGGGATTTCATCCAGAATTGTTTTCTTTACAGGATTTCTTTTGCTGGCCATAGATTGTGCCTGGTTTACCTATACATTCTATCCGGATACTACCCTTTTCACAATATGTCCGCCTTTGTTTTTGCAGGGTGCAGCACAGGGATTATTGTTTACTCCGTTGGTTTTCTATCTTATTTCAGCCACTCCTGAAGAATATGTTTCCAATGCTACAGTCCTTGGAACCACTACCCGTTTCTGGACAACTGCTATCGGGTATGCTTTAATGCAAAACCTGATGTTATTTTTAACTTTAAAACATGCTGATACCTTAAGCTTCAACCTTACCGATACCAATCCTGTTTTCTACAGCCAGTGGAGTCAAATTTTTGGAGCCCATATCGCCAAACTCCCCGTTAATGAATCATTATCTATGACTGCAGGAGCTTTTAAAGCAAAAATAACGGCACAGTCTATATTGCTTTCGAATATGGAAATCTTTACAGGTCTGTTTTGGCTGGCCCTTATTACCGCAATTTGTTTATTGCTTTACCACCCGGTAAGAATAGCAGTACGAAACATAATGTAG